Sequence from the Hyalangium minutum genome:
CGTTCGGGTTCACCTTGTCTAGGGAAATCCCCAGCTCGCGGATGCAGTGCAGCGCCTGCGCGGCGAAGGCCTCGTTCAGCTCGAAGACGTCGATGTCCTCGACCTTCAGCTTGTTCTTCGCCAGCAGCTTCTTCACCGCCGGGATGGGCCCCACGCCCATGATCTCCGGCGGCACGCCCGCCACCTGGAAGTCGATGAAGTAGCCCAGTGGCTTCACCCCGAGCTCCTTCGCCTTCTCCTCGCTCATCACCACCGCCGCCGCAGCGCCGTCCGTCAGCGGCGACGCGTTGCCCGCCGTCACCACGCCCTTCGCGTTGAACGCCGGCTTCAACTTCGCCAGGCCCTCCAGCGTCGTGTCCGGCCGCAGGATGGTGTCGAACGTCACCGTCACCTGCTGGGGCTTACCCGCGTCGTCGTACACCGTCGTGGAGACCGGGAGGATCTCCTCCTTGAACTTCCCCTGCTCGCGGGCCGTGGCCGCCCGGCGCTGGGACTCGTACGCGAACTTGTCCGCGTCCTCACGGCTCACGCTGTACCGGCTGGCGATGTTCTCCGCCGTCGCCCCCATGGAGGTGTAGACCTCCGGGTGCTTGGCCATGATCTCCGGGTTGGCGCTCACCTTGTTGCCGCCCATGGGCACCATCGTCATGGACTCGGTGCCACCGGCGACCGCCACCTGCATCATCCCCGCCTGAATGGCCTGCGCCGCCTGGGCAATCGACTGCGTGCCCGACGAGCAGAAGCGGTTGATCGTCATCGCCGGAACGGTGTCCGGCAGCCCGCCCAGCAGCGCCGCCTGGCGAGCCACGTTCATGCCCTGCTCGCCCTCCGGCATGGCGCAGCCGAGGATGACGTCCTCCACGTCCTCGGGCTTCAGGCCCTTCACCCGGGCCACCGCCTCCTTGATGACGAGCGCGGCCAGCGTGTCCGGCCGCGTGTCCTTGAACTCTCCCTTGTGCGCGCGGGTGAACGGGGTCCGCACCGCGCTGGCAATCACGACTCGGCTGGCCATCTTGCGTCTCCTCGCCTGGACAGCGTCCAGGCAGTCAAAGTCTTCATCGGAAAATCGCTCTGGATCCTTGGATAAAGCCCGCCTGCTAGTTCCGCAGCGGCTTCCCCTTCTCCAGCATGAACATGAGCCGATCCTGGGTCTTCTCCTCGCCCGTGAGGCTGAGGAACGCCTCCAGCTCGAGCTCCAGCAGCTGCTCCTCGGTCACCAGCGCCGTGGGGCTGGTGTCGCCACCGGTCAGCACCCGAGCCAGCTTCTGGCCGATCTTCCGATCGTGCGCGGAGATCTGGTTGTTGAGCTGCATGTCGTACAGCATCATGTCGATGGTGGCCGCGCCGCTGGGGCCTGCCAGCCGGAACCGGGTGGGCCGAGGTGCCCGGAAGCCCGACTTCGCCATGCCCAGCACCCGCTGCTTGGCGTCCGCCAGCAGGAAGTCCCGGTTGGCGCTGATGCCGTCGCTGTCCTTCAGGAAGCCCGCCTCCCGGGCCTCCTCGGCGCTGGTGGCCACCTTCGCCGTGCCGATCGACAGGAACACCTTCTTGAGGAACGGCAGCGGATCGAAGTCCTTGTCCGTCGAGTAGTTGCCGTACACGTTGCGCATCAACTGCATCGTGCCGCCACCGCCGGGGATGAGGCCCACGCCCACTTCCACCAGGCCCATGTACAGCTCGGCCGAGGCCTGGATGGCATTGGCGCCCATCGCCGCCTCCGCGCCGCCGCCCAGGGTGAGGTTGAAGGGCGCCGACACCACCGGCACCGGGCTGTAGCGCATGCGCTGATTGGCCGCCTGGAACGCCGCCGCCATCTTCCGGATGGCCTCGAACTCGTCGCTCTTGGCCGCCATCAGCATCGCCATGATGTTGGCGCCCGCCGAGAAGTTCGACCCGTCGTTGCCAATCACCAGGCCCAGGTGGTTCTTCTCCGTCTCGTCCAGGGCCGTGTTCATCATCGCGATGATCGCGTCATCGATGGAGTTCATCTTCGAGTGGAACTCCAGCAGCGTGACGCCGTCGCCCATGTCCCACAGCGAGGCGCTATCGTTGCCGGTGATCTTCTTGTTGCCGCGCTTGAGGTACTCCACGCGCTGGGTGCGCGCGTTCTCCTGCACCGGCTTCACCGACTTGCTGGGGATGTCCCAGTACGTGTCACGGCCGTCCTGCACGCCGTAGAAGGACTCACGGCCCGCCGCCAGCATCTGCTCCACCCAGGGCGCCGGCTCGATGCCCAGCTCCTTCATCCGCGCCACGCCCGCGCGCACGCCGTACGCATCCCACGTCTCGAAGGGCCCCAGGTCCCAGCCGAAGCCCCAGCGCACGCCGCGGTCGACGTTGACGATGTCGTCGGCGATCTCCGGAATCCGGCGGCTGGAGTACGCCAGCACGTCCAGAGTGACGCGCTCGGCGAACTTGGCGGCCTTGTCCTGGCCCTTCATCACCGTGGCGACGCGCTCGCGCACATCCTCCACTTCCTTGGCCGCGCCCAGCGACTCGTAGCGGACCTTGTTCTGCTTCCGGTACTCGAGCGTGTTCAGGTCCAGCGCGAGGATCTCCTTCTCGCCGTCCCCGCCGCCGCCCTTGGCCTTCTTGTAGAAGCCCGAGCCGCTCTTGTCGCCCAGCATCCCCTTCTCCACCATCTTCTGGAGGAAGTCCGGGGTGGCGAACGTGTCACGGCGCTCATCGTGGGCGAGCGTGTCGTAACAGTTCTTCGCCACGTGGATGAAGGTGTCCAAGCCGACGATGTCCGCAGTGCGGAACACGGCAGACTTGGGGCGGCCCATGGCGGGGCCAAAGATCTTGTCCACCTCCTCCACCGTCATCTCCGCCTCGCGCATGGCGGAGATGGTCCGCATCATCCCGTACACGCCGATGCGGTTGGCGATGAAGTTCGTGGTGTCCTTGCCGTAGACGATGCCCTTGCCGAGCACCTCCTCGCCAAAGCGGTGGATGGTGCGCACCACCTCGGGATCCGTCTCCTTGCCGGCCACCAGCTCCAGCAGCTTCATGTAGCGCACGGGGTTGAAGAAGTGCGTCACCAGGAAGTTCTTGCGGAAGTCCTCACCGCGCCCCTGGAGCATCCCCGCGATGGAGAGACCCGAGGTGTTGGAGCTGATGATGGCGCCCTTGCGCGCGTGCTGCTCCACCTTGGCGAACAGGGCCTGCTTGACGGCCATGTCCTCCTTCACCACCTCGATGACCCAGTCGCACTCGGCGATGCGGGCCATGTCATCCTCGAAGTTGCCCACCTCGATGGCGGTGAACACCTGCTCGGAGACGATGGGGCTGGGGCGCTGCTTGCGCATGTTGGCCAGGGCGCCCAGCACGAACTTGTTGCGGAAGGCCTTGGAGGAGGTGTCCTCGCCCGGTGCCGCCTTGGGGGGGACGATGTCCAGCAGGAGCGCGCGCACGCCCGAATTGGCCAGGTGCGCGGCAATACCACTGCCCATCACGCCAGCGCCCAGGACTGCCACTTTGCGGATCCGCGTCGTCATCAAAAAAGCTCCCTTATTGGGATGAGGGGACTGCACAAATGTCGTCGATTGACCCGAAAGTCAATCTGACTGTCTCGCCAGGGGGTGCCCCTTGCGACTACAACCCCCTGGCCATGCCCCGCCTCGATCCCCACTCGTACAACGACAGCACGCAGCCCGAGACCGAATCCCTTGACTGGAAGGCCCGAGTGGACTTCCGGACGCGCAGGCTGCACGCGGAGGTCACCCTCACCCTCAAGGAGCCGTCCGCCGGTCCGTTGGACCTGGACACCCGGGAACTCGACATCCGTGCAGTGGTGGACGATCAGGGAAAACCCCTGCCGTTCCACCTGGCCCCCCCGGAGCCCATCCTGGGCAGCCGGCTGCGGATTCAGCTCCCGAAAGGCCTGCGCCAGCTGACGGTGCGCTATCGCACCTCGCCCCAGGCCAGCGCGCTCCAGTGGCTGACGCCCTCGCAGACGGCGGGGGGCCAGCACCCGTTCCTCTTCAGCCAGTGCCAGGCCATCCACGCCCGTTCCGTGATTCCCCTGCAGGACACCCCGCGCATCCGCATCCGCTACAAGGCGGCGCTGACGATTCCCAAGGCGCTCAAGGCGGTGATGGCAGCGGGCTTCGTGCGCCGCGAGGAGCCCAGCGTGGAGGCGGTGGAGCACTACGAGATGCCCCAGCCGATTCCGCCGTACCTGCTGGCGTTCGCGGTGGGGAGCCTGGCGGCCAAGGAGCTGGGTCCGCGCTCGCGCGTGTGGGCCGAGCCCGAGCTGCTGGAGGCCGCCGCCTCCGAGTTCGAGGACGTGGACGCCATGCTGCGCATGGCCGAGTCCCTCTTCGGGCCGTATGACTGGGAGCGGTTCGACTTGCTCACCATGCCTCCCTCGTTCCCGTACGGCGGCATGGAGAACCCGCGGCTGACGTTCCTCACGCCCACGCTGCTGGCCGGGGACAAGAGCCTGGTGAATGTGGTGGCGCACGAGCTGGCGCACTCGTGGACGGGCAACCTGGTGACCAACGCCTCCGCCGAGCACTTCTGGCTCAACGAGAGCTTCACGGTGTTCGCCGAGCGGCGCATCCTCGAGGCGCTGGAGGGCCAGGAGGAGGCCACGCTGCACGCCGCGTTGGGTCGGCGCTCGCTGGAGACGGCGATCGAGCACTTCAAGGCGCACCCGCAGCACACGGTGCTGCGCACCCACCTGGCGGGCATTGATCCGGACGATGTCTTCTCTCAGGTGCCCTACGAGAAGGGCTACCTCATGCTCTGCGCCATGGAGCAGGCGGTGGGGCGCCCGGCCTTCGATGGGTACCTGAAGCGCTACATCGACACGTTCCGCTTCCAGGCGTTGACCACGGAGGACTGGGTGGCCTTCACGGAGCGCGAGCTGCCCGGAGTGCTGGCCAAGGTGAGCGCGGACGCGTACCTGCACCAGCCGGGGATTCCCTCGGCGGCGCCCTCGGCGCGCTCGGGCAAGCTGGAGGAGATCCAGCGGCTCAAGGGCACCGTGCCCTCACCGGACGCGGTGAAGGACTGGACGCCCACCGAGTGGCAGCTCTTCCTGGAGTGGCTGCCGGTGAACTTCTCGCGCGACAACATCCGCGCGCTGGACGAGCGGTTCCGGTTCACGAACAGCACCAACTCGGAGGTGCTGGTGTCGTGGCTGGTGGCGGCGCTGCGGGCCCACTACCCGCCCGCGCTGGAGCGCACGGAGACGTTCCTAGGCGAGGTGGGGCGCATGAAGTACCTCAAGCCCCTCTACAGCGCGCTCCACTCCTCCAGGGAATACCGGGGCAAGGCGAAGGAGATCTTCCAGAAGTACGCCGATCGCTACCACCCCATCGCGAAGCAGGGCATCGAGGGCATCCTCAGCCGGGCATGAGCGATCATCCTCCCCCTGGCCACGGCTCAAGGCCGTTGTTAATGTGTCTCCCGACGCGCCACCCGCGTCGACCATGATCGCCTCCGTCTGACACATCCGCTCCTTGCAGCGGCTCTTCCCAACGAGCTGGACCACCCAGGTGGCCCGGCTCCTCGGAGCCGTGACGAGCGAGCAGCCACGCCCGTGACCCTCCGGTTCCCGTGAGGGCCTCCGGAGTGCGCATGCGAGACGAAGCGGATCCTCCCCGCGAGCGATCATGGACCCCAGGCCTGCCGCCTGGCGGCTGCTGCTCACGCTCGCCCATCCACCGACCGAAACCTTCGAGCTGATGGAGAGCCTTTTATGAGTCCAGAGACCGCGTTCCAGATCATCAACCTGGGTGTTCTTCCCTTCTGGCTGCTGCTGCTGTTCGCCCCCCGCTGGAAATGGACGCAGAAGATCGTCCAATCCGTGCTGATCGTCGCAGCCCTCGGGCTGATCCACTTCCTCACGGTGCTCAAAGCGGACTTCCCCGAGGGCACCAGCGGCATGAGCCTCCGCGCCGCCATGCTCATGTTCGATGAGCCCTGGGGCATGGTGGCGTGCTGGGCGCACTACCTCGCGTTCGATCTATTCGTCGGCGCGTGGCTCGTGCGGGATGCCATCCGGCGGAACATTCCCCACCTGGCGGTTGTCCCCTGCCTGGTGCTGACGAACATGCTCGGCCCCACGGGCTTCCTGGCGTACCTGATCCTGCGCGCCGTCCTGCGTAGGACGCTCACCTTCCAGGAAGAGGCCCCCTCGGGCCGGGTCCCCGCTCCCCAGCAGCATCTGGGCGATCGGGTGACCGCGTAACCGGCACTGCGCGTGGGGCGGATCGAAGCGGGTCCGCCCCACCCCGCGGCGTGCCTGGGCTCAGCGGGAGACGGCGTCCAGGCGCTTCTTCGTGAGCTCCAGGTACTTCGGATCCAGGTCGATGCCCGTGTAGCGGCGGCCCAGCTTCAGCGCGGCCACTCCCGAGGTGCCGCTGCCGTTGAACGGGTCCAGGATGGCCGCGTCCTCGGGCGTGCTCGCCTCGATGATGCGCTCCAGCAGCGCCACCGGCTTCTGCGTCGGGTGGCTGCCGAAGGCCTTCTCCTCGCGGCGCGGCGCAATCTGCGTCCACATGCGCCCGGAGCCATCCGCCGTCAGCTCCTCCTCGCCCGTGCGCGGCAGGTTCCACACGTCGCGCATCTGCTTGCCGCCGTTCTCCGCCTTCATCCGCGCGTAGTTGAACGTGTGCTGCAGCGTCTTCGTCTGCTTCGGCGACGCCCAGATGAGCAGCTCGGTGGAGTGCGTGAAGTACCGGCACGACAGGTTCGGGCTGGCGTTCGGCTTGTACCAGGTCACCGTGTTGAGCAGCTTGTAGCCCAGCTTCTGCATCGCGAAGCCGACGTTGAAGATGACGTGCTGGGTGCCGCTCACCCAGATCGTCCCGGTGGGCTTGAGCAAGCGCTGGCAGGACTTCAGCCACTCCATCGTGAAGGCGTGGTCCTCCTCCACCCCGCGCGACACATCCCACGCGCCCTTCTGCACCGAGGCGCGCTTGCCGCTCTTGCAGGTGAAGCCCCCGTTGGACAGGAAGTACGGCGGATCCGCGAAGATCAGATCGAACTGCTGCTCCGGGAACTGATTCATCAACTCCACGCTGTCACCCTGATACAGCCGGTACGCCTCGCCCTTGGCAAAGGGAACCAGGGAGCGCTCGGCAATCTTCAGGGCAGTGGCTTCCGCGGACATCTCGCCTCCGTGAACGTCGTTGAACGTGGCGCAATGTGCGGCGACTTGAGTGCTACGTCCAAATTTCGATCTGTAGCACTTGAAAACTTGACCGCTGAAACGCCGCGAGCAGGGCGGGAGAGCTTCCGAAGAAGCGCTCCGTCACCCTGCTCGACGGGGACTGATCAGGCTGTGATCAACAGAGAGCTAGGCCTTGGCCTCGCCCTTCTTGCCCTTCTTGCCAGCGCCCTCGGCCGGAGCGGCGGCAGCGCCCTCGCCACCCGCAGCGGCGGCAGCGGCAGCAGCCTCCTTCTCCTTGGCGGCGTTGGTGGCGGCGTACTTCTTCCGGAAGCGGTCGACGCGGCCCGCCGTGTCGAGCAGCTTGTACTTGCCGGTGAAGAAGGGGTGGCAGTTGGAGCAGATTTCCACGGCGAACGAGCCGCGCGTGGACTTCGTCTCAACGATATTGCCGCACGCGCAGGTGATGCGGGCGGGGGGATAGACCGGGTGAGTCTCTGCCTTCATGGTGACTTCTCCTACGCCTTGCCCCTCCCACCCTTGGGAGGAGGTCTGGCGATTGGGGTGGCCGGCGCTTATAACGGCGCGCCGGGTGCTACACAAGCCCGCCCACGCTTAGTGGCCGTGGCCGTCATGCCCCCCTCCTGGGGGCTCCAGCTTTTCCACCAGCTTCTGGACGGTAGGGTCGGAGGGTACATCCGTCCCCAGCTGCAGGTACGAGAGTAGATGCGTCCGGGCCGTTCCCGTTGCGCCCGCCTTCACCTGCTTCTGCAAGGCTACCCGCCTGGACTCGAAGGTAGCGACCGTCTCCTCGAGTGCCTTCTTGGCGGCCGGATCCTTTGTGGTGGCCAGGCGCTCCTTGGCCCGAGACAGGTTGGCCTCGATGTTCTTGAGGCTCTGCTCGGCCTGTCCTGCCGTGGCCAGGTCCACGAAGGCGCCCGGACCATTCACGGACAGCTCCAGGCGAGCGAGCTGGCGTCCCCGCTCTCCCGGCGGGATCAGCGTGGCCAGGCCATCCTTGGCGGCAATGCCTGGGGGACGGCCCTCGTGGGACTGGATCACGAAGTCCACGCCCTCGCCCTGCTGGGCCAGCCGCCGTGCGAGATCGTACGGTACCGCGGCGAGCACCACCACCACGTCCACCTTGTCCTTCTCGCGCAGGCGCTTGGCCTCGGCCAGCACGGCGGGAATGACGGGCTTGCCCTCGGCCCCGGGCAGAACGCCCTCGGGAGAGGCTCCCACCACGCCGAGCTTCAGCTCCCCAGCGGTGAGCACCGTGGAGGCCGGGAACGGCGCCTTGCCCTGCTTGTCCACGAGGTTCACGGACAGGACCTTCATCTTCGCGCCCTTCGCGGCGCCCTTGAGGAAGTCCAGCCCGAGCGTCAGGTCGCGCGCGCCCACGGCCATGGCCGAAGTGCCCTGCGCGTCCATCTGCTTCAGGATGAGCTCCGCGCGAGCCTTCTCGTTCGCCTCCCCGCTGCTGGTGGGGAACTTGAAGAGCGCGTTGCCCGCATCCAGGACGAGCTGCGGCATCCCGCGTCCCCGCTCCTGGTCGATCATCATCTTTCGTCTGGCCAGACCGCCAGACGGGTTGTGGATTCAACCACAGGGGGCGATTTCGCCCCCGTTGTCTCCCGTGAACAACAGGGCCAGCTTCTTGGGCGCCGCGCCGGCCACGAAAGGCACCAGCAGCAGCGCGAGGGCGGCCAGAGCCACCTGTCGCAGTCTCATTTGCTCCCCTTCTTCGGCGCCGCCGGAGCAGGTGCGGGTTTCGGCGCGGGCTTCTTCGCCTTGTCCAGCTCCGCCAGCTTCGTCTTCGCCGTCTTCGCCGCGTCCGACTTGGGGAAGGCCTTCACCAGTTCCTCCAGCGCCAGCCGCGACTCCTCCGTCATCTTCAGCTTGCCGAAGCAGTCCGAGGAGCGCAGGTACGCCTCCGGAGCCGACGGCGTCTTCGCGAAGTCCTGGATGACCTTGCCGTACTCGAAGAGCGCCTCGCGGCACTTGTTCTCCGTGTAGTACGTCTCGCCCATCCCGAAGTGCGCCTCGCCCATGAGCGGGTCCTTGGCCCACTTCTTCATCCACTCTGAGTAGAGCTGACGCGCCAGGGCCAGTTCCCCGGCCTTGGCCTTCTCCTGCGCCATCGCGAGGAACTCCTTCTTGTCCTCCGGGCGCTTGAGGGCCTCGGCCTGCTTCTTCGCCTCGGCCTCCTTCTGCGCGTCCGCGCCCTGCTGGGCCAGCTGCTTCTTCTCCGCGTCGGACAGGAGCTTGCCGAGCCCCGCCTCCAGCTCGCCAATCTTGTAGAGGTACGTCTCCACCTGCCCGCGCAGGTTGGCCAGGTCCTCCACCGTCTTCTGCAGCTGGATGCCGATGTCCGCGGTATTGCGCCGCGAGCCCTTCTCCAGGCTCTCCAGCGCCTGGGTCACCTCGGCGACCTTCTCGTCGATGCGCGGCAGCGTGGCATCGAGCTGGGCGCGGGCCTGCTTCAGTTCCTCGGCCATGCGCGCGTTGTCTGCGCTGAGCTTGTCGACCTTTGCCTCGAGCGTGCGGCCCCGGCTGGCCGGATAGAAGCAGCCCGAGAGGGCGAGCAGGGCTAGCAATGCGAGCCGTCTCATAAGGGGGCGTATCTTAAGACCAAATCCCTCGCGCGTCCGAGCCTTCTCGCACGCCCTGTTGGCCACCGAGCCTTCAGCGGGGCCGTCCCCCGCCCCCCTCCATCCGTGCGATGGCCTTCTCGCAGGCCACCCGGAGCCGGGCATGGTTGAGGAAGAACGGCGTGGGTCTCGCGCGGCCCTCCTCCAGGGAACGAAGCGCCTTGCGGTACTCGGCGGCCGCGTCAGCGAAGGACTCGCGCAGTTCCAACAGCATCGCCAGCAGGTAGCGCGCGGCGGAGAGGTCCGGATCCAGCGCCAGGCAGCGCCGCAGGTAGTCCTCGGTCTGCGAGTCCGACTCCGCCACCCCTTCGAGCACCTGGGTGAAGAGGCTGTCGGCCTCGGCGAAGAGGGGCTGCTCCTCCTGGCGCTCCTGCGACTCCGAGGGCTTCACGGTGGGGAACTGCCCGGAGGAGGGGCTTCCCCCCTGCGCCGGAGCAGCGCCCACCGAGGGAAACCGGCCCGAGTCTCGCCTCAGCTCCGTGCTGCCTCCCACCGAGGGGTACCGGCCCGAATCTCGCGGTCGTGGCTCCGAACCACCTCCCACCGAGGGGTACCGGCCCGAGTCTCGCCTCAGCTCCGAGCCGCCTCCCACCGAGGGGAACCGGCCCGAGTCTCGCTGGGGCTCGGTGCTGCCCACCGAGGGGAACCGGCCCGAGTCTCGCGACTGCGGCTCCGAGCCTCCTCCCACCGAAGGGAACCGGCCCGAGTCTCGCCTCAGCTCCGAGCCGCCTCCCACCGAGGCCAACCGGCCTGAGTCCCGCCGCGTCTCCGAGCCGCCCACCGCGGCAAATCGCCCGGACTCTTTCCGCGGCTCCGAGCCGGGCGCTGGCGGTGTCCCGGAGGGCGTCCCCGCCTCACGGGCCCAGTCTGGCGGAGGAATCTGCGGCAGGCCCCCTGTCATCGGCACCGTCTCCCGCCGGCGCTCCAGCCCCGAGACCGGCAGCTCATGGGGGAGCAGTCCCATCCCCGCCGTGCGGAAGCCCTGAGACGCGCTCATGTCCGGCGTG
This genomic interval carries:
- a CDS encoding thiolase family protein, translating into MASRVVIASAVRTPFTRAHKGEFKDTRPDTLAALVIKEAVARVKGLKPEDVEDVILGCAMPEGEQGMNVARQAALLGGLPDTVPAMTINRFCSSGTQSIAQAAQAIQAGMMQVAVAGGTESMTMVPMGGNKVSANPEIMAKHPEVYTSMGATAENIASRYSVSREDADKFAYESQRRAATAREQGKFKEEILPVSTTVYDDAGKPQQVTVTFDTILRPDTTLEGLAKLKPAFNAKGVVTAGNASPLTDGAAAAVVMSEEKAKELGVKPLGYFIDFQVAGVPPEIMGVGPIPAVKKLLAKNKLKVEDIDVFELNEAFAAQALHCIRELGISLDKVNPNGGAIALGHPLGVSGARMVGTILYELKRRNGRYGVVTMCIGGGMGAAALVELAK
- a CDS encoding 3-hydroxyacyl-CoA dehydrogenase/enoyl-CoA hydratase family protein, with product MTTRIRKVAVLGAGVMGSGIAAHLANSGVRALLLDIVPPKAAPGEDTSSKAFRNKFVLGALANMRKQRPSPIVSEQVFTAIEVGNFEDDMARIAECDWVIEVVKEDMAVKQALFAKVEQHARKGAIISSNTSGLSIAGMLQGRGEDFRKNFLVTHFFNPVRYMKLLELVAGKETDPEVVRTIHRFGEEVLGKGIVYGKDTTNFIANRIGVYGMMRTISAMREAEMTVEEVDKIFGPAMGRPKSAVFRTADIVGLDTFIHVAKNCYDTLAHDERRDTFATPDFLQKMVEKGMLGDKSGSGFYKKAKGGGGDGEKEILALDLNTLEYRKQNKVRYESLGAAKEVEDVRERVATVMKGQDKAAKFAERVTLDVLAYSSRRIPEIADDIVNVDRGVRWGFGWDLGPFETWDAYGVRAGVARMKELGIEPAPWVEQMLAAGRESFYGVQDGRDTYWDIPSKSVKPVQENARTQRVEYLKRGNKKITGNDSASLWDMGDGVTLLEFHSKMNSIDDAIIAMMNTALDETEKNHLGLVIGNDGSNFSAGANIMAMLMAAKSDEFEAIRKMAAAFQAANQRMRYSPVPVVSAPFNLTLGGGAEAAMGANAIQASAELYMGLVEVGVGLIPGGGGTMQLMRNVYGNYSTDKDFDPLPFLKKVFLSIGTAKVATSAEEAREAGFLKDSDGISANRDFLLADAKQRVLGMAKSGFRAPRPTRFRLAGPSGAATIDMMLYDMQLNNQISAHDRKIGQKLARVLTGGDTSPTALVTEEQLLELELEAFLSLTGEEKTQDRLMFMLEKGKPLRN
- a CDS encoding M1 family metallopeptidase, producing the protein MPRLDPHSYNDSTQPETESLDWKARVDFRTRRLHAEVTLTLKEPSAGPLDLDTRELDIRAVVDDQGKPLPFHLAPPEPILGSRLRIQLPKGLRQLTVRYRTSPQASALQWLTPSQTAGGQHPFLFSQCQAIHARSVIPLQDTPRIRIRYKAALTIPKALKAVMAAGFVRREEPSVEAVEHYEMPQPIPPYLLAFAVGSLAAKELGPRSRVWAEPELLEAAASEFEDVDAMLRMAESLFGPYDWERFDLLTMPPSFPYGGMENPRLTFLTPTLLAGDKSLVNVVAHELAHSWTGNLVTNASAEHFWLNESFTVFAERRILEALEGQEEATLHAALGRRSLETAIEHFKAHPQHTVLRTHLAGIDPDDVFSQVPYEKGYLMLCAMEQAVGRPAFDGYLKRYIDTFRFQALTTEDWVAFTERELPGVLAKVSADAYLHQPGIPSAAPSARSGKLEEIQRLKGTVPSPDAVKDWTPTEWQLFLEWLPVNFSRDNIRALDERFRFTNSTNSEVLVSWLVAALRAHYPPALERTETFLGEVGRMKYLKPLYSALHSSREYRGKAKEIFQKYADRYHPIAKQGIEGILSRA
- a CDS encoding ABA4-like family protein; its protein translation is MSPETAFQIINLGVLPFWLLLLFAPRWKWTQKIVQSVLIVAALGLIHFLTVLKADFPEGTSGMSLRAAMLMFDEPWGMVACWAHYLAFDLFVGAWLVRDAIRRNIPHLAVVPCLVLTNMLGPTGFLAYLILRAVLRRTLTFQEEAPSGRVPAPQQHLGDRVTA
- a CDS encoding DNA-methyltransferase, with product MSAEATALKIAERSLVPFAKGEAYRLYQGDSVELMNQFPEQQFDLIFADPPYFLSNGGFTCKSGKRASVQKGAWDVSRGVEEDHAFTMEWLKSCQRLLKPTGTIWVSGTQHVIFNVGFAMQKLGYKLLNTVTWYKPNASPNLSCRYFTHSTELLIWASPKQTKTLQHTFNYARMKAENGGKQMRDVWNLPRTGEEELTADGSGRMWTQIAPRREEKAFGSHPTQKPVALLERIIEASTPEDAAILDPFNGSGTSGVAALKLGRRYTGIDLDPKYLELTKKRLDAVSR
- a CDS encoding 5'-nucleotidase, giving the protein MPQLVLDAGNALFKFPTSSGEANEKARAELILKQMDAQGTSAMAVGARDLTLGLDFLKGAAKGAKMKVLSVNLVDKQGKAPFPASTVLTAGELKLGVVGASPEGVLPGAEGKPVIPAVLAEAKRLREKDKVDVVVVLAAVPYDLARRLAQQGEGVDFVIQSHEGRPPGIAAKDGLATLIPPGERGRQLARLELSVNGPGAFVDLATAGQAEQSLKNIEANLSRAKERLATTKDPAAKKALEETVATFESRRVALQKQVKAGATGTARTHLLSYLQLGTDVPSDPTVQKLVEKLEPPGGGHDGHGH
- a CDS encoding tol-pal system protein translates to MRRLALLALLALSGCFYPASRGRTLEAKVDKLSADNARMAEELKQARAQLDATLPRIDEKVAEVTQALESLEKGSRRNTADIGIQLQKTVEDLANLRGQVETYLYKIGELEAGLGKLLSDAEKKQLAQQGADAQKEAEAKKQAEALKRPEDKKEFLAMAQEKAKAGELALARQLYSEWMKKWAKDPLMGEAHFGMGETYYTENKCREALFEYGKVIQDFAKTPSAPEAYLRSSDCFGKLKMTEESRLALEELVKAFPKSDAAKTAKTKLAELDKAKKPAPKPAPAPAAPKKGSK
- a CDS encoding CheR family methyltransferase; its protein translation is MAPPRSTLLVQAYIAARTGMALSGAQRRRLDERLTVLQGSLSEQQYLLHLQSPSGAADLSTLISVVAVHKTDLFRDEVQLQDFRAHVLEPLVSKSLGRPLRVWSAGCATGEEVATLLIMLDEARADQGSTVLGTDISEAALNRARTLSFPGEQVRRLPGSLRERYFMPDGSRAILIPELRERAIFQHHNLMETPYPTPSGGGGEGFDVIFCRNVLIYFTPEAFERVVSALAERLAPGGTLILSAAEPLLHAPPSLRIIRSQHAFFYVRTPDMSASQGFRTAGMGLLPHELPVSGLERRRETVPMTGGLPQIPPPDWAREAGTPSGTPPAPGSEPRKESGRFAAVGGSETRRDSGRLASVGGGSELRRDSGRFPSVGGGSEPQSRDSGRFPSVGSTEPQRDSGRFPSVGGGSELRRDSGRYPSVGGGSEPRPRDSGRYPSVGGSTELRRDSGRFPSVGAAPAQGGSPSSGQFPTVKPSESQERQEEQPLFAEADSLFTQVLEGVAESDSQTEDYLRRCLALDPDLSAARYLLAMLLELRESFADAAAEYRKALRSLEEGRARPTPFFLNHARLRVACEKAIARMEGGGGRPR